A genomic segment from Planctomycetota bacterium encodes:
- a CDS encoding GNAT family N-acetyltransferase, translating into MDQKAIEVVQGELVVPTIPTTPMPSKTCITVAGAPVVGTYHETIRLRVGNESDLPWVDSLQKRQRHELGFLPMTALREKIAREEVLVATVMDRPVGYLIGSDRYTKRDEVGLIVQVNVEPKYRRSLVAAKLVQGQFDRSAYGCRLYSCWCAQDLDANRFWESMGFVAIAFRKGRKDRKLEGGSLKLEESESSDSNPSGFKLPPSSFPATRVHLFWQKRIRPGDHHTPWWYPSKTEGGQMRADRVALPIPPGVHWSEVEAVHVPEVEIAPKPEEKDWEADTEEEAIAEAEKKDRLVWPRGIEDRDGVPYRRGKRLATVDMLVKEQGAGHSGHWVIPDDVQVVDELPVAKLVRGRVGRRKKAKRVKPKKVVDPKFVAMARELRDRFLEEVERDPALIALPAAKHDVTRQARAETRAVLPLAKQLKALPKLAA; encoded by the coding sequence ATGGACCAGAAGGCGATCGAGGTCGTGCAGGGGGAACTCGTCGTCCCCACCATCCCCACCACCCCCATGCCGAGCAAGACGTGCATCACCGTGGCCGGGGCGCCGGTCGTGGGGACGTATCACGAGACGATTCGGCTCAGGGTGGGGAACGAGAGCGACCTGCCGTGGGTGGACTCGTTGCAGAAGCGGCAGCGGCATGAGCTCGGGTTTCTGCCGATGACGGCGCTGCGGGAGAAGATCGCCAGGGAGGAGGTGCTCGTCGCGACGGTCATGGATCGGCCGGTGGGGTATCTGATCGGCTCGGACCGGTACACCAAGCGGGACGAGGTCGGGCTCATCGTGCAGGTGAACGTCGAGCCGAAGTATCGGCGGTCGCTCGTGGCGGCGAAGCTGGTGCAGGGGCAGTTCGACCGCTCGGCCTACGGGTGCCGGCTCTACTCGTGCTGGTGTGCGCAGGACCTGGACGCGAACCGGTTCTGGGAGTCGATGGGGTTTGTGGCGATTGCGTTTCGGAAGGGAAGGAAGGACAGAAAGCTTGAAGGTGGAAGCTTGAAGCTTGAAGAATCAGAGTCGTCCGATTCCAACCCTTCTGGCTTCAAGCTTCCTCCTTCAAGCTTTCCGGCCACTCGCGTGCATCTGTTTTGGCAGAAGCGCATCCGTCCGGGTGACCATCACACCCCCTGGTGGTATCCGAGCAAGACGGAGGGTGGGCAGATGCGGGCGGATCGGGTGGCGTTGCCGATTCCGCCGGGGGTGCACTGGTCGGAGGTGGAGGCGGTCCATGTGCCGGAAGTCGAGATCGCGCCCAAGCCGGAGGAGAAGGATTGGGAGGCGGATACGGAGGAGGAGGCGATTGCGGAGGCGGAGAAGAAGGACAGACTCGTGTGGCCGCGGGGGATCGAGGATCGGGACGGGGTGCCGTATCGCAGGGGCAAGCGGCTGGCGACGGTGGACATGCTCGTGAAGGAGCAGGGGGCCGGTCACAGCGGGCACTGGGTCATCCCCGACGACGTGCAGGTGGTCGATGAGCTGCCGGTGGCGAAGCTAGTGCGGGGGAGGGTGGGGAGGCGGAAGAAGGCGAAAAGAGTGAAGCCGAAGAAGGTGGTCGATCCGAAGTTCGTCGCGATGGCGCGGGAGCTGCGCGATCGGTTCCTGGAGGAGGTGGAGCGAGATCCGGCGCTGATCGCGCTGCCGGCGGCGAAGCACGACGTGACGCGGCAGGCCCGTGCGGAGACGCGGGCGGTGCTGCCGTTGGCAAAGCAGCTCAAGGCGCTGCCGAAGCTCGCGGCGTGA